One genomic region from Streptomyces sp. NBC_00582 encodes:
- a CDS encoding ferric reductase-like transmembrane domain-containing protein — protein sequence MTGETLWYANRATGAVCLILFTIVVLLGIAVHLRTRVPGLPRFGTLSLHRTLSLSATAFLALHITTAVADSYVNITVVDALIPFRSDYRPLWLGLGTVAFDLLLAVLITSLLRARMGHRSWRAVHWLAYASWPVALIHGVGIGTDTGADWMTWLTVACVATVVAAGGTRLAHAARATRRTPAALLRAADGARP from the coding sequence ATGACCGGCGAAACCCTCTGGTACGCCAACAGGGCCACGGGCGCCGTCTGCCTGATCCTCTTCACCATCGTGGTACTCCTCGGCATCGCGGTCCATCTGCGGACCCGCGTCCCGGGCCTGCCCCGCTTCGGCACGCTGAGCCTCCACCGCACCCTCTCCCTCTCCGCCACCGCCTTCCTGGCCCTGCACATCACCACCGCGGTCGCCGACAGCTACGTGAACATCACGGTCGTCGACGCCCTGATCCCCTTCCGCTCCGACTACCGGCCCCTGTGGCTCGGCCTGGGCACGGTCGCCTTCGACCTGCTGCTCGCGGTCCTGATCACCAGCCTGCTCCGCGCCCGGATGGGCCACCGCAGCTGGCGGGCCGTCCACTGGCTGGCCTACGCCTCCTGGCCGGTCGCCCTGATCCACGGCGTCGGCATCGGCACGGACACCGGCGCCGACTGGATGACCTGGCTCACCGTCGCCTGCGTGGCCACGGTCGTCGCCGCCGGAGGCACCCGCCTCGCCCACGCGGCCCGCGCCACCCGCCGCACCCCCGCCGCCCTTCTGCGCGCCGCCGATGGAGCCCGCCCGTGA
- a CDS encoding FAD:protein FMN transferase → MTTPLKPRTTAATEWRALGTTVRLVVTDPALLESCNLLLARHLAEVDAACSRFRPDSELAALDATAGRPVRVSPLLAEALDVALRAAATTDGAVDPTVGSAMDAIGYDRDFTLVREDDRPVRLTLRRTPGWRTITLDRATGTVTVPRGVRLDLGATAKAWAADRAARLLAGTAGCGVLVSLGGDTAVAGEPPEGGWQIRVQDVTGPVDETPAQGAYATVGMRGGGLATSGTTARRWQRGGHDLHHIVDPRTGLPVRSPWRTVSVAAATCADANAASTAALVRGEGAEKWLSRLRLPARLVTRNGLIVTTPGWPTPSGARDRADQRLRRGARSATRPEAAA, encoded by the coding sequence ATGACCACGCCGCTCAAGCCCCGCACCACGGCCGCCACCGAGTGGCGTGCCCTCGGCACCACGGTCCGCCTGGTCGTCACCGACCCGGCCCTGCTGGAGTCCTGCAATCTGCTCCTCGCCCGGCACCTCGCCGAGGTCGACGCGGCCTGCAGCCGCTTCCGCCCCGACTCCGAACTGGCCGCCCTCGACGCCACCGCCGGCCGCCCGGTCCGGGTGAGCCCGCTGCTCGCCGAGGCCCTCGACGTGGCCCTGCGCGCCGCCGCGACGACCGACGGCGCGGTGGACCCGACCGTCGGCTCCGCGATGGACGCGATCGGCTACGACCGCGACTTCACCCTCGTCCGGGAGGACGACCGCCCGGTCCGCCTCACGCTGCGCCGCACCCCCGGCTGGCGCACGATCACCCTCGACCGCGCCACCGGCACGGTCACCGTCCCCCGGGGCGTCCGCCTCGACCTGGGTGCGACGGCCAAGGCCTGGGCCGCCGACCGGGCCGCGCGGCTGCTCGCCGGCACGGCCGGCTGCGGGGTCCTGGTCAGCCTGGGCGGTGACACGGCCGTCGCGGGCGAGCCCCCGGAGGGCGGCTGGCAGATCCGGGTCCAGGACGTCACCGGTCCGGTCGACGAGACGCCCGCGCAGGGCGCGTACGCCACCGTCGGCATGCGCGGCGGCGGTCTGGCGACCTCCGGCACCACCGCCCGGCGCTGGCAGCGCGGCGGCCACGACCTGCACCACATCGTCGACCCGCGCACCGGCCTGCCCGTCCGCTCCCCCTGGCGCACGGTCTCCGTCGCCGCGGCCACCTGCGCCGACGCGAACGCGGCGAGCACGGCGGCACTGGTCAGGGGCGAGGGTGCGGAGAAGTGGCTGAGCCGCCTGCGCCTCCCGGCCCGCCTGGTCACGCGGAACGGCCTGATCGTCACCACACCGGGCTGGCCAACCCCTTCAGGGGCGCGGGACCGTGCCGATCAGCGGCTCCGCCGCGGGGCGCGATCAGCCACCCGCCCGGAGGCAGCCGCATGA
- a CDS encoding proline--tRNA ligase — MANAPVQRMSQLMAKTLRDDPADAEVLSHKLLVRAGYVRRTAAGIWSWLPLGKKVLANVERIVREEMDAIGAQEVLLPALLPREPYEATGRWEEYGAELFRLKDRKGGDYLLGPTHEEIFTLLVKDQASSYKDLPVILYQIQHKYRDEARPRAGILRGREFLMKDSYSFDTEDEGLARSYALHREAYQRVFERLGLDYRICAATAGAMGGSKSEEFLAPAGAGEDTFADCPNCDFAANTEAISYELKAVDAEGVPALEEIPTPDTPTIETLAAHLGVQASDTLKNLLVKVDGEIVAVGVPGDREVDMDKVEAHFAPATVELVTAEDFVGRPDLVRGYVGPQGLGEKVTYIADPRVAPGTSWITGANKEGTHAKNVVAGRDFEVDAYVDVVVVQEGDPCPNCGTGLKLDRAIEIGHIFQLGRKYADALKLDVLGQNGKPVRVTMGSYGIGVSRAVAALAEQSADDKGLCWPAEVAPADVHVVAAGKALQTELALEVSEKLRSAGLRVLVDDRAGVSPGVKFTDAELIGVPKILVAGRRSGEGVVELKDRRTGEREELTVDEAIARLTA; from the coding sequence ATGGCGAACGCACCGGTCCAGCGCATGTCCCAGTTGATGGCGAAGACCTTGCGCGACGACCCGGCGGACGCCGAGGTCCTCAGCCACAAGCTCCTCGTCCGCGCCGGCTACGTCCGCCGCACCGCCGCCGGCATCTGGTCCTGGCTGCCGCTGGGCAAGAAGGTGCTGGCCAACGTCGAGCGGATCGTCCGTGAGGAGATGGACGCGATCGGCGCCCAGGAGGTGCTGCTCCCGGCCCTGCTGCCCCGCGAGCCGTACGAGGCGACGGGCCGCTGGGAGGAGTACGGCGCCGAGCTGTTCCGGCTGAAGGACCGCAAGGGCGGCGACTACCTCCTCGGCCCGACCCACGAGGAGATCTTCACCCTGCTGGTCAAGGACCAGGCGTCCTCGTACAAGGACCTGCCGGTCATCCTGTACCAGATCCAGCACAAGTACCGCGACGAGGCCCGTCCGCGGGCCGGCATCCTGCGCGGCCGTGAGTTCCTGATGAAGGACTCGTACTCCTTCGACACCGAGGACGAGGGCCTCGCCCGGTCCTACGCCCTGCACCGCGAGGCCTACCAGCGGGTGTTCGAGCGCCTCGGCCTCGACTACCGCATCTGCGCCGCCACCGCCGGCGCGATGGGGGGCTCCAAGTCGGAGGAGTTCCTCGCCCCGGCCGGCGCCGGCGAGGACACCTTCGCCGACTGCCCGAACTGCGACTTCGCCGCCAACACGGAGGCGATCTCGTACGAGCTGAAGGCCGTGGACGCCGAGGGCGTGCCCGCGCTGGAGGAGATCCCCACCCCGGACACCCCCACCATCGAGACCCTCGCCGCCCACCTCGGCGTCCAGGCCTCCGACACGCTCAAGAACCTCCTCGTGAAGGTCGACGGCGAGATCGTCGCCGTGGGCGTGCCCGGTGACCGTGAGGTCGACATGGACAAGGTCGAGGCGCACTTCGCCCCGGCGACGGTCGAGCTGGTCACCGCCGAGGACTTCGTGGGCCGCCCCGACCTGGTGCGCGGTTACGTCGGTCCGCAGGGCCTGGGCGAGAAGGTCACCTACATCGCCGACCCGCGCGTGGCCCCCGGCACCTCCTGGATCACGGGCGCCAACAAGGAGGGCACGCACGCGAAGAACGTCGTCGCGGGCCGTGACTTCGAGGTCGACGCGTACGTGGACGTCGTGGTCGTCCAGGAGGGCGACCCCTGCCCGAACTGCGGCACCGGCCTCAAGCTCGACCGCGCCATCGAGATCGGCCACATCTTCCAGCTCGGCCGCAAGTACGCCGACGCCCTCAAGCTCGACGTCCTCGGCCAGAACGGCAAGCCCGTCCGCGTCACCATGGGCTCCTACGGCATCGGCGTCTCCCGCGCGGTCGCGGCCCTCGCCGAGCAGTCCGCCGACGACAAGGGCCTGTGCTGGCCGGCCGAGGTCGCCCCGGCCGACGTCCACGTGGTCGCCGCCGGCAAGGCGCTGCAGACCGAGCTGGCGCTGGAGGTCTCCGAGAAGCTGCGGTCGGCCGGCCTGCGGGTCCTGGTCGACGACCGGGCCGGGGTCTCCCCGGGCGTGAAGTTCACCGACGCCGAGCTGATCGGCGTCCCCAAGATCCTGGTCGCGGGCCGTCGCTCGGGCGAGGGCGTGGTGGAGCTGAAGGACCGCAGGACCGGCGAGCGCGAGGAGCTCACGGTGGACGAGGCGATCGCGAGGCTCACCGCGTAA
- a CDS encoding GNAT family N-acetyltransferase: MDLVIGPLDLPAHVDEALAVQAVAFGLGPDEVAVRRQIVLRHMTYPGARALGASTPEGRLVGFVYGMPNDRTHWWSTVVEPYLRAQGTDFWLDDSFVITELHVHPAYQNRGAGRALITTITDSASQPRSILSAIDFDSPARALYRSLGYDDLARRVLFPSAPRPYAVMGARLPLLRK, translated from the coding sequence ATGGATCTCGTCATCGGCCCCCTGGACCTCCCCGCCCATGTGGACGAGGCCCTCGCGGTGCAGGCCGTCGCCTTCGGCCTCGGCCCCGACGAGGTCGCGGTCCGCCGCCAGATCGTCCTGCGGCACATGACCTACCCGGGCGCCCGCGCCCTCGGCGCCAGCACCCCCGAAGGCCGCCTCGTCGGCTTCGTCTACGGCATGCCCAACGACCGCACCCACTGGTGGTCCACCGTCGTCGAGCCCTACCTGCGCGCCCAGGGCACCGACTTCTGGCTCGACGACTCCTTCGTCATCACCGAGCTCCACGTCCACCCCGCGTACCAGAACCGCGGCGCGGGCCGGGCCCTGATCACCACGATCACCGACAGCGCGAGCCAACCCCGCTCGATCCTCTCCGCGATCGACTTCGACAGCCCCGCCCGCGCGCTCTACCGCTCCCTCGGCTACGACGACCTCGCCCGCCGGGTCCTGTTCCCCAGCGCCCCCCGCCCGTACGCCGTCATGGGCGCCCGGCTCCCCCTCCTCCGGAAGTAA
- a CDS encoding GNAT family N-acetyltransferase, with translation MLTQTTSRVLEPSDLDAALAVLDREPVANAFVTSRVQVAGLDPWRLGGEMWGWYEDGMLTSLCYAGANLVPLCATPRAVRAFADRARRAGRRCSSIVGPADSTAQLWRLLEPHWGPAREVRSHQPLMVADRMPADIAPDPYVRRIRKDEMETIMPACVAMFTEEVGVSPMAGDGGLLYQARVAELVGSGRSFARLDEHGRVVFKAEIGAATSQACQIQGVWVAPEYRGRGFAAPGMAAVLRYALADVAPVVSLYVNDFNTPARRTYRRVGFQEVGAFMSVLF, from the coding sequence GTGTTGACCCAGACCACCTCCCGGGTCCTCGAACCGAGCGACCTGGACGCCGCGCTCGCCGTCCTCGACCGCGAGCCGGTGGCCAACGCCTTCGTCACCTCCCGCGTCCAGGTCGCGGGCCTCGACCCCTGGCGGCTCGGCGGCGAGATGTGGGGCTGGTACGAGGACGGCATGCTGACGTCCCTGTGCTACGCGGGCGCCAACCTCGTCCCCCTCTGCGCCACCCCGCGCGCGGTCCGCGCCTTCGCCGACCGCGCCCGCAGGGCCGGCCGCCGCTGCTCCTCCATCGTCGGCCCCGCCGACTCCACCGCCCAGCTCTGGCGCCTCCTCGAACCCCACTGGGGCCCCGCCCGCGAGGTCCGCTCCCACCAGCCCCTCATGGTCGCCGACCGCATGCCCGCCGACATCGCCCCGGATCCCTACGTCCGCCGCATCCGCAAGGACGAGATGGAGACGATCATGCCGGCGTGCGTGGCGATGTTCACCGAGGAGGTGGGCGTCTCCCCGATGGCCGGCGACGGAGGCCTGCTCTACCAGGCCCGCGTCGCCGAACTCGTCGGCTCCGGCCGCTCCTTCGCCCGCCTCGACGAACACGGCAGGGTCGTCTTCAAGGCGGAGATCGGCGCCGCCACTTCGCAGGCCTGCCAGATCCAGGGCGTCTGGGTCGCCCCGGAGTACCGGGGGAGGGGCTTCGCCGCCCCCGGCATGGCCGCGGTCCTGCGCTACGCCCTCGCGGACGTGGCCCCGGTGGTCAGCCTCTACGTCAACGACTTCAACACGCCCGCGAGAAGGACGTACCGGAGAGTCGGCTTCCAGGAGGTCGGCGCATTCATGAGCGTGCTGTTCTGA
- the ispG gene encoding flavodoxin-dependent (E)-4-hydroxy-3-methylbut-2-enyl-diphosphate synthase → MTAISLGMPSVPTRVAERRKSRQIQVGSVAVGGDAPVSVQSMTTTRTSDIGATLQQIAELTASGCQIVRVACPTQDDADALATIARKSQIPVIADIHFQPKYVFAAIEAGCAAVRVNPGNIKQFDDKVREIAKAAKDHGTPIRIGVNAGSLDRRLLQKYGKATPEALVESALWEASLFEEHDFRDIKISVKHNDPVVMIEAYRQLAAQCDYPLHLGVTEAGPAFQGTIKSAVAFGALLSQGIGDTIRVSLSAPPVEEVKVGNQILESLNLKQRGLEIVSCPSCGRAQVDVYKLAEEVTAGLTGMEVPLRVAVMGCVVNGPGEAREADLGVASGNGKGQIFVKGEVIKTVPESKIVETLIEEAMKLAEQMEAEGVASGEPSVAVAG, encoded by the coding sequence ATGACTGCGATTTCTCTCGGCATGCCGTCCGTTCCGACCAGGGTTGCCGAGCGCCGGAAGAGCCGGCAGATCCAGGTCGGCAGTGTGGCGGTCGGCGGCGACGCCCCGGTCTCGGTGCAGTCCATGACGACGACCCGTACGTCGGACATCGGCGCGACGCTGCAGCAGATCGCCGAGCTGACCGCGTCGGGCTGCCAGATCGTCCGGGTGGCCTGTCCGACGCAGGACGACGCGGACGCGCTCGCGACGATCGCCCGCAAGTCGCAGATCCCGGTGATCGCGGACATCCACTTCCAGCCGAAGTACGTCTTCGCGGCGATCGAGGCGGGCTGTGCGGCGGTCCGCGTGAACCCGGGGAACATCAAGCAGTTCGACGACAAGGTCCGGGAGATCGCGAAGGCGGCGAAGGACCACGGCACGCCGATCCGCATCGGTGTGAACGCCGGTTCGCTGGACCGCCGTCTACTCCAGAAGTACGGCAAGGCCACCCCCGAGGCGCTGGTCGAGTCCGCCCTGTGGGAGGCGTCCCTCTTCGAGGAGCACGACTTCCGGGACATCAAGATCTCGGTCAAGCACAACGACCCGGTCGTGATGATCGAGGCGTACCGTCAGCTCGCCGCGCAGTGCGACTATCCCCTCCACCTCGGCGTCACCGAGGCGGGGCCGGCCTTCCAGGGCACGATCAAGTCGGCGGTCGCCTTCGGCGCGCTCCTCTCCCAGGGCATCGGCGACACCATCCGCGTCTCCCTCTCGGCCCCGCCGGTCGAGGAGGTCAAGGTCGGAAACCAGATCCTCGAATCCCTGAACCTCAAGCAGCGCGGCCTGGAGATCGTCTCCTGCCCGTCCTGCGGCCGCGCCCAGGTCGACGTCTACAAGCTCGCGGAGGAGGTCACGGCAGGCCTCACCGGCATGGAGGTCCCGCTGCGGGTCGCCGTCATGGGCTGCGTCGTGAACGGCCCCGGCGAGGCCCGCGAGGCCGACCTCGGGGTCGCCTCCGGCAACGGCAAGGGCCAGATCTTCGTCAAGGGCGAGGTCATCAAGACCGTCCCCGAGTCCAAGATCGTCGAGACCCTCATCGAGGAGGCCATGAAGCTGGCCGAACAGATGGAGGCCGAGGGAGTCGCTTCGGGCGAGCCTTCGGTGGCGGTCGCGGGCTGA
- a CDS encoding M50 family metallopeptidase encodes MTTLMFILGILVFFVGLLFSIAWHELGHLSTAKMFGIRVPQYMVGFGPTIWSRRKGDTEYGIKAIPLGGYIRMIGMFPPGEDGRVTARSTSPWRGMIEDARSAAFEELQPGDEKRMFYTRKPWKRVIVMFAGPFMNLILAVGLFLTVLMGFGIQQETTNVASVSPCVIAQSENRDTCKSTDKPSPAEAAGLKKGDRIVSFDGVSTAKWDTLSDLIRDSAGKTVAIVVERGGKDVTLHATIATNQVAKKDSSGAYVQGEYVKAGFLGFSAATGVVKQDFGDSVTWMTDHVGDAVDSLVALPGKIPALWNATFGDAPREPDSPMGIVGAARVTGEIATLDIPASQQLAMAVFVVAGFNLSLFLFNMLPLLPLDGGHIAGALWESLRRNLARVLRRPDPGPFDVAKLMPVAYVVAGIFVCFTILVLIADVVNPVRIS; translated from the coding sequence ATGACGACCCTGATGTTCATCCTCGGGATTCTGGTCTTCTTCGTGGGCCTGCTCTTCTCGATCGCCTGGCACGAGCTGGGCCACCTGTCCACGGCGAAGATGTTCGGCATCCGCGTGCCCCAGTACATGGTCGGCTTCGGCCCGACCATCTGGTCACGCCGGAAGGGCGACACCGAGTACGGCATCAAGGCCATCCCGCTCGGCGGCTACATCCGCATGATCGGCATGTTCCCGCCCGGTGAGGACGGCCGGGTCACCGCCCGTTCCACCTCCCCCTGGCGCGGCATGATCGAGGACGCCCGCTCGGCCGCCTTCGAGGAGCTCCAGCCCGGCGACGAGAAGCGCATGTTCTACACGCGCAAGCCGTGGAAGCGCGTCATCGTCATGTTCGCCGGCCCCTTCATGAACCTGATCCTCGCGGTCGGCCTGTTCCTCACCGTTCTCATGGGCTTCGGCATCCAGCAGGAGACCACCAACGTCGCCTCCGTCTCGCCCTGCGTCATCGCGCAGAGCGAGAACCGCGACACCTGCAAGAGCACCGACAAGCCCTCCCCGGCCGAGGCGGCGGGGCTGAAGAAGGGCGACAGGATCGTCTCCTTCGACGGCGTCTCCACCGCCAAGTGGGACACGCTCTCCGACCTCATCCGGGACAGCGCCGGCAAGACCGTGGCGATCGTCGTCGAACGCGGCGGCAAGGACGTCACGCTCCATGCCACCATCGCCACCAACCAGGTCGCCAAGAAGGACTCCAGCGGCGCCTACGTCCAGGGCGAGTACGTCAAGGCCGGCTTCCTCGGCTTCAGCGCGGCCACCGGCGTCGTCAAGCAGGACTTCGGCGACTCCGTGACCTGGATGACCGACCACGTCGGCGACGCGGTCGACTCCCTCGTCGCCCTCCCCGGCAAGATCCCCGCCCTGTGGAACGCGACCTTCGGCGACGCCCCGCGCGAGCCCGACTCCCCGATGGGCATCGTCGGCGCCGCCCGGGTCACCGGCGAGATCGCCACGCTGGACATCCCCGCCTCGCAGCAGCTGGCGATGGCCGTGTTCGTGGTCGCCGGCTTCAACCTCTCCCTGTTCCTGTTCAACATGCTCCCGCTGCTCCCGCTCGACGGCGGGCACATCGCGGGCGCCCTGTGGGAGTCGCTGCGCCGCAACCTCGCGCGCGTGCTGCGCCGCCCGGACCCGGGCCCGTTCGACGTGGCGAAGTTGATGCCGGTGGCGTACGTGGTGGCCGGGATCTTCGTCTGCTTCACGATCCTGGTGCTGATCGCGGACGTGGTCAACCCGGTGCGCATCTCGTAG
- the dxr gene encoding 1-deoxy-D-xylulose-5-phosphate reductoisomerase, with the protein MSDSPAPLADPHLVFDPVAGDGPKDVVILGATGSIGTQAVDLVLRNPDRFRVTGLSANGGRVALLAQQARRLRARTVAVAREDVVPALREALAAEYGTSEPLPEILAGPDAATRLAATDCHTVLNGITGSIGLAPTLAALEAGRTLALANKESLIVGGPLVKALAKPGQIIPVDSEHAALFQSLAAGTRADVRKLVVTASGGPFRGRTKAELANVTVEDALAHPTWSMGPVITINSATLVNKGLEVIEAHLLYDIPFSRIEVVVHPQSYVHSMVEFTDGSTLAQATPPDMRGPIAIGLGWPQRVPDAAPAFDWSTASTWEFFPLDNEAFPSVNLARHVGELAGTAPAVFNAANEECVEAFRAGALPFNGIMETVTRIVEEHGTPATGTSLTVSDVLEAETWARARAQELTAQTAEARA; encoded by the coding sequence ATGAGCGACAGTCCAGCCCCCCTCGCCGACCCGCACCTCGTCTTCGACCCCGTCGCGGGTGACGGCCCCAAGGACGTGGTGATCCTCGGTGCCACCGGATCGATCGGCACCCAGGCCGTCGACCTCGTGCTGCGCAACCCCGACCGGTTCCGGGTCACCGGCCTGTCCGCCAACGGCGGCCGGGTCGCCCTCCTCGCCCAGCAGGCCCGCCGGCTGCGGGCGCGGACCGTCGCCGTCGCCCGCGAGGACGTCGTCCCGGCCCTGCGCGAGGCGCTCGCCGCCGAGTACGGCACCTCGGAGCCGCTCCCCGAAATCCTCGCCGGACCGGACGCGGCCACCCGGCTCGCCGCCACCGACTGCCACACCGTCCTCAACGGCATCACGGGCTCCATCGGCCTCGCCCCCACCCTCGCCGCCCTGGAGGCGGGCCGCACCCTCGCGCTCGCCAACAAGGAGTCGCTCATCGTCGGCGGCCCGCTGGTCAAGGCACTGGCCAAGCCCGGCCAGATCATCCCGGTGGACTCCGAGCACGCCGCCCTCTTCCAGTCCCTCGCCGCCGGCACCCGCGCCGACGTCCGCAAACTGGTCGTCACCGCCTCCGGCGGCCCCTTCCGCGGCCGGACGAAGGCGGAGCTGGCGAACGTCACCGTCGAGGACGCGCTCGCCCACCCCACCTGGTCCATGGGCCCGGTCATCACGATCAACTCCGCGACCCTCGTCAACAAGGGACTGGAGGTCATCGAGGCCCACCTCCTCTACGACATTCCCTTCTCGCGGATTGAGGTGGTCGTGCACCCCCAGTCGTATGTCCACTCGATGGTTGAGTTCACGGACGGATCGACACTGGCCCAGGCGACGCCCCCCGACATGCGCGGGCCCATCGCCATCGGCCTCGGCTGGCCGCAGCGCGTCCCCGACGCCGCGCCCGCCTTCGACTGGAGCACGGCCTCGACGTGGGAGTTCTTCCCGCTCGACAACGAGGCCTTCCCCTCGGTGAACCTCGCCCGGCACGTGGGCGAGCTCGCCGGGACGGCCCCGGCGGTGTTCAATGCCGCCAACGAGGAGTGCGTGGAGGCCTTCCGCGCCGGCGCGCTGCCGTTCAACGGGATCATGGAGACCGTGACCAGGATCGTCGAGGAACACGGCACCCCGGCCACGGGAACTTCACTCACCGTGTCGGACGTCCTCGAAGCGGAGACCTGGGCGCGCGCCCGGGCACAGGAACTGACGGCGCAGACGGCGGAGGCCCGTGCATGA